The Leptospira selangorensis sequence GGATCTATTTTTTAAAAAAGATCATGAACTGATCGATTCTCAAATAGATAAGATCCAAGAATCAAAAACTCTTCCGATTCGTTATAAAACACTCTCCGGTGGGGAACTGGAGACGGATACTAAACTTAAAATCCTAAAAAATGGATCGGGAGATCAAATCTGCATAGGCGGAATTAGTATCTTACAAGGATCGGAGATCCATTCTTTAAAAAAAGAATTGGATTTTCTTTTTCTGATAAATACTCTCCCCGATTTGGTTGGTTATTGGGATTCTAATTTGATCAATCGGTTGGCGAATGACGCCTACCAAGAATGGTTCGGAATAGAGGCCAAAAAGATAGTCGGCCAACATATAAGAGCTGTTTTAGGCGACCAATTATTCGAATTAAATTATCCTTATATACAAGGAGCTTTAAAGGGAGAAACACAATTATTCGAAAGAAGGGTTCCTTCTCCTGATGGACAACATTCCAGATATACATTAACAAAATATATACCCGATTTCAGGGATGGGAAGGTGGTAGGGTTTTCAGTAATCGCTAATGATATTTCCGAGATACGAAATGCCGAGCTCGCCAATCTTCGTCTGGCAAAAATTGTCGAATCTTCCGACGACGCTATCATCGGCAAAAACCTGGATGGGATTATTACTTCTTGGAATCATGGGGCTGAGAAAATTTTCGGTTATACTCCTTTGGAAATGATAGGAGCTAAATTTGATCTATTGGTCCCGGACGAATCCAAACCTTTAGAATCCAGGATCGATCTTCAGATCAAATCTGAAAAAGAGAACCTTCATTTTGAATCGGTTCGAAAAGCAAAGGATGGGCATTGGATCGAAATGTCGATCACACTCTCTCCAATGTTCGATTCTTCCGGGAAGATGACGGGGACGGCAGAGATAGCAAGAGATATCGGCGAAAGAAAAAGGATGGAAAGTTCTTTTAGGAGCGCTTTCGAATATTCCGCGATCGGAATGGCCATCTTAGATCCTCAAGGGAGATGGATGCAAGTAAATGGAAATCTGATTAAGCTACTCGGATATGATTGGGAAGAATTATCAAAGTTAACTTTTCAAGATATCACGTATGAAGAGGATCTTGGAAAAGATCTTCAGCTATTAACAGAAACCTTGGATGGAAAAAGGTCCGGTTATCATTTAGAAAAACGTTATATTAAAAAAGATGGAGAGATTGTGTGGGCACTTCTTTCCGTAGCTTTAGTCCGAGATGCGAACGGGAGACCTAATCATTTTATTTCCCAGATCTTGGATATAGATGAAATTAAGAAAGCAGAAGAAGAACTCAGGCACGCAAAAGAATTACTGGAACAAACAAGTAAGTTGGTCCGTATCGGCGCCTGGGATATGGATCTTAAACGTAATGTAGGATCTTGGTCCGCAGTAACGAAAGAAATGCATGAGGTTCCTCCTGATTACGTTCCGGATATAGAAGGAGGTTTGCAGTTTGTTAAAGAAGGTGAGAGCAGGGAGAAAGTAACTGAAGCGGTAAAATTACTTTTAGCAGAAGGAATTCCTTACGATCTGGAAATGGAAATCGTAACGGCCAAGGGAAATGAACTTTGGGTAAGAACTGTGGGGAGTGCCGAATTCGAAAATGGCGAATGTGTTCGGATCTTTGGGGCCTTATATGATATAGATAAAAGAAAGAAGGCGGAGCTGGAATTATTTAGAGAAAAATCCAGGCTTTCCGCATTCGTTGAGCACGCGCCAGCAGCAGTTGCCATGTTTGATACGGAGATCAAATATGTTGCGGTCAGTGAAAGGTGGTATACCGAATATCATTTAACCGGACAAGATATCGTAGGACTTTCTCATTATGAAGTATTTCCTAATGTTTCCCAAGAATGGAAGGATATTCACCAAAGATGTTTATCAGGAGAAGTTTTAAAAAATGATGAAGATGTTTGGAGACCGGAAGGCTGGGATCATGACCAATATCTTCGCTGGGAAGTAAGGCCTTGGTATCAGTTGGATGGTTCTGTCGGCGGGATCATGATGTTCACTCAGGATATCACCGAAAGTTGTCTCCAGAGAGAAGAATTAAAAAAAGCAAAACTGGCTGCTGAACAGGCGAATAGAGCTAAATCGGACTTCTTGGCGAATATGAGCCATGAGATCAGAACTCCTTTAAATGGGATCATAGGATTTTCCGATCTATTATTACGAACTTCAATGGATTCTACGCAACATCAATATATGATGACCGTCTTTCAGTCTGCCGAGTCACTACTGGATATTATCAATGATATATTAGATTTTTCTAAAATTGAAGCTGGAAAATTAGAACTTTCCTACGAAAATACGAATCTATTGGAACTTTGCAGCCAAATAGTAAATACGATCAAGTTCCAAGCCCAAAAAAAAGGATTAGAAGTGATTGTAAATGTCGCTTGGGATGTCCCAAGATTTGTAAAAGCGGATAATGTAAGGCTTAGGCAGATTATAGTAAATCTATTCAGTAACTCCGTAAAATTTACGGAAGAAGGTGAGATAGAATTTAAGATAGAACTTCTCAGAAAAATTTCGGAAACGGAAGGAGAGTTCAGATTTTCAGTAAGAGATTCCGGGATCGGGATCGCACCGGATGCGAAAGACAAAATATTCGAGGCTTTTGCACAAGGGGATGTGTCTACTACTCGTAGATTCGGAGGAACAGGTTTAGGTCTCGCTATCTCCAATAAACTTCTGTCTATGATGGGAAGTGGTCTCCAGGTAAAAAGTGAATTGGGAAAAGGAAGCACATTCTATTTCGATCTAAAACTGAATATTTCCGAAACTGTAGGAGAAGATTGGATCAGGTTACGTTCTATTAAAAAGGTTTTGGTAGCTGATAAGGATCAAGAAAACGTAAAGTTGATCGGAGAAATGTTATCCATGCAGAATATTCCTGCCGACTTTTCCAAAAACGGAGAGGAGATGTTGAGAACCTTATCCAATGGAAATAGATACGATATTATTTTGATGGATTCCGAAATGCCGGAAGGTGACGGCTTGGAACTTGTCCGAAAAGTAAGAGAAGATCTAAAAATAAGAAGTGAGGACCAACCGATCGTACTGATCGTAAATCCGGAAGAAGGGGAATTATTCACCGAAAAATCCAGAAAGTTGGGAGTCCAGGAAGTAATTTCTAAACCTCTTCATATGCAGAAGTTATTTGATATTCTCGCCAGAAATCAGATCTTTAAGGAACCTTTCGTATTTCCTTTGAATACAAGAGACCAAGAAGGAGCTCCTACAATTCATAAAACTGCGACTATTTTGATCGCAGAAGATAATTCCGTGAATATGATGCTCGCAAAAAGTATCGTTAAAAAGATCCTTCCCAAGGCAAAATGTATAGAAGCTCTAACGGGAAGAGAGGCAGTCGACAAGTTTAGAGAGATCAATCCTGATCTGATCTTTATGGATATCCAGATGCCTGAGATGAATGGGTATGAGGCCACCAAGGCAATTCGTACTTTGGAAAAAGATGGTCATAGGGTTCCTATCGTTGCGGTAACCGCAGGTATCGTTTCCGGCGAAAGAGAAAGATGTTTAGAAGCGGGCATGGATGATTATATCAGTAAGCCTGCGGTAAAAGCGGATTTTGCTCGGATTATATTCCGCTGGATGAGCTGATCGAGTTTTAACGTATTTTGATCATCTTCCAGTAAGTCCAAGATCTTAGGATCCATTCCATGGGACCTAAAGAAAAAATTCTTTTCCACGCAAGCGAGAATATTCCCCAGAAGATCCAAATCGGAACTGTCAAAACTAAAACAATATAACTACCTATCTGATCGAAATAGCCTAGTCCCCAACCACAAAAGATCCAAGTACAAACTAAGGATTCTCCTAGATAGCAGGTTAAAGAAAGTTTTCCCATTGTCTCGAGCCAATTTCTGTCTGCAAAACTTCTTTCCGAATGATAATAATTTCCGAGTAAATATACATAACAGAATGTGAGTGCAGGCGCGCTGAAAGTGTCGGAAACGGCATAAATAATTTTTAAGAACATACTTGGATTCTCGGGGAGAATATGACGGGAATGTAATGTATATACCAGGTTTCCTAAAATTCCAAGGATTAAGGTCCATGGAAAAAGTTTTTTAAATCCAAGCCTCGTTCTTTCCCAGTCCGTAAAGATCGAGTTTTTGGCTGCAAAGAAACCCAGACAAAACATTGAGAAAACCGTAGGCCATTGATAAAATACTAAAAATGGAATAGAAAGAATTGTATCTTTCGTCCTTTGTACATTACTTTCCCAGAACCCGCCTAAATATGCTTTTCTATTCTCTTCCAATAAGCGGGGAAGGTTTGCCTCTAACTGGGATTTGAATTCTACTTCTGCAAAACTCATACCTATTCTGCACAAGGCCGCAATCAATAGGCAAACTAAGGAAAATTTTAATAACCAAGAAGAAGTTTTGTTTCTTAAAAACCAGAGTAATGCTCCTAAGATCGCATACGAAAGAAGGATATCTCCTAGAAATAAGAAAATCCCATGCAAAAGTCCTAATATTCCTAAACCGAATATCCTTCTAAAATACCTGGATCTGGGATTCGTTTCCTGATTATTCTCTAATTGAATAGAAAATCCATAACCGAATAAAAAGGAAAATAATACATAAAACTTGGATTCAAAGAAAAATGCAACGATCCATGAGCCTATTGAATCCAGAAGAGTTGAATTTTCTCCTAAGGAAGCGACTAAATACATTGGTTTTGAAAAATAGGGCAGGTTAACTGCGAGTATTCCTAATAACGCAAATCCTCTTAAGAAGTCTATGAATCCTATCCTATTTTTCATGTTCGTTCCCTAATGTTTGGGTTTCCAATTCCAAGTGAATGCAAGAAATATTATGGCTAAAATTGCGGATGCAAATATTATAAATATAGAATGTTCCCAGCGAAACCAAGGATAGGAGCTCATCCATCCCAATCCTTTGGAAAGAGCAGTCCTTCCTAAATAACCGAATAAACCTATAAATCCAGCTGCGGTTCCGACCGCTTTTTTAGAAGTGAAATCTAACCCTGCTACTCCGAGTAACATTACGGGTGGATAGATGAAAAATCCGACCACACCGAATAGTGTAAGGTCTGCCCATAAATATCCGGAAGGAACAAGTAATATTCCGAATAATGCAAATAGGATAGGGACCATGCAGACCAAGCTGACTAATCCTCTTTTCCCTCCAACCTTGTCTGAATACCAACCAACGAGCAACGTTGAGCCTATTCCCGCGAATTCATAGATTAAAGTGCTGATCCCTCCTTTTTCTAAACTTGCTCCTTTCGCAAATTTTAAATAAGAAGGCCCCCAATCCGTCAGGCTATACCGGACAATATATACAAAAAAATTCGCTATTGCAAAGACCCAGATGTACTTATTTAAAAGCACCAGATCTATAAAAATTTCCTTAAAGCTGAGTTCTCTTTCTGATTCTGAAACTTTTGCAGAATCAGTTTCCGTTCCTGAATATTCTTCAATGGAAGGAAGTCCAACAGATTGAGGGGTGTCCAATAATCTAAAATATAAATAGATTGCGGTTAAAAATGAAAGAGCGGCAGGAATATAAAATGCGTTTCTCCATCCGAACCAAGAGGCACTATAAGCTGCGATCACTCCTACGAGTCCGCCTCCTACATTATGCGCGATGTTCCAGACTGCGAACTTTTCCCCTCTTTCTTTAACGGAAAACCAATGCCCTAGGGATCTTCCACAAGGAGGCCATCCCATTCCTTGGAATAGACCGTTTAATCCCCATAAAATTAAATGTGTTTGGTAATCGGAGGAAGCTCCGAAACATATATTACAAATTCCTGTTAGAATAAGGCCCAAAGGCATAAAGATCTTAGGGTTACTTCTGTCGGATAATGCTCCCATCAGGAATTTTCCGATCCCATAAGAGATTGCAGTGATCGCTAAAATATTTCCTATCTGTTCT is a genomic window containing:
- a CDS encoding PAS domain S-box protein, encoding MQDSLEKLVYHWIQNDWEVFQFIQTEGLDGVWVLDLSDRNRFWMNPKFKSVLGFSGSSPDINWKDLFFKKDHELIDSQIDKIQESKTLPIRYKTLSGGELETDTKLKILKNGSGDQICIGGISILQGSEIHSLKKELDFLFLINTLPDLVGYWDSNLINRLANDAYQEWFGIEAKKIVGQHIRAVLGDQLFELNYPYIQGALKGETQLFERRVPSPDGQHSRYTLTKYIPDFRDGKVVGFSVIANDISEIRNAELANLRLAKIVESSDDAIIGKNLDGIITSWNHGAEKIFGYTPLEMIGAKFDLLVPDESKPLESRIDLQIKSEKENLHFESVRKAKDGHWIEMSITLSPMFDSSGKMTGTAEIARDIGERKRMESSFRSAFEYSAIGMAILDPQGRWMQVNGNLIKLLGYDWEELSKLTFQDITYEEDLGKDLQLLTETLDGKRSGYHLEKRYIKKDGEIVWALLSVALVRDANGRPNHFISQILDIDEIKKAEEELRHAKELLEQTSKLVRIGAWDMDLKRNVGSWSAVTKEMHEVPPDYVPDIEGGLQFVKEGESREKVTEAVKLLLAEGIPYDLEMEIVTAKGNELWVRTVGSAEFENGECVRIFGALYDIDKRKKAELELFREKSRLSAFVEHAPAAVAMFDTEIKYVAVSERWYTEYHLTGQDIVGLSHYEVFPNVSQEWKDIHQRCLSGEVLKNDEDVWRPEGWDHDQYLRWEVRPWYQLDGSVGGIMMFTQDITESCLQREELKKAKLAAEQANRAKSDFLANMSHEIRTPLNGIIGFSDLLLRTSMDSTQHQYMMTVFQSAESLLDIINDILDFSKIEAGKLELSYENTNLLELCSQIVNTIKFQAQKKGLEVIVNVAWDVPRFVKADNVRLRQIIVNLFSNSVKFTEEGEIEFKIELLRKISETEGEFRFSVRDSGIGIAPDAKDKIFEAFAQGDVSTTRRFGGTGLGLAISNKLLSMMGSGLQVKSELGKGSTFYFDLKLNISETVGEDWIRLRSIKKVLVADKDQENVKLIGEMLSMQNIPADFSKNGEEMLRTLSNGNRYDIILMDSEMPEGDGLELVRKVREDLKIRSEDQPIVLIVNPEEGELFTEKSRKLGVQEVISKPLHMQKLFDILARNQIFKEPFVFPLNTRDQEGAPTIHKTATILIAEDNSVNMMLAKSIVKKILPKAKCIEALTGREAVDKFREINPDLIFMDIQMPEMNGYEATKAIRTLEKDGHRVPIVAVTAGIVSGERERCLEAGMDDYISKPAVKADFARIIFRWMS
- a CDS encoding DUF418 domain-containing protein, whose translation is MKNRIGFIDFLRGFALLGILAVNLPYFSKPMYLVASLGENSTLLDSIGSWIVAFFFESKFYVLFSFLFGYGFSIQLENNQETNPRSRYFRRIFGLGILGLLHGIFLFLGDILLSYAILGALLWFLRNKTSSWLLKFSLVCLLIAALCRIGMSFAEVEFKSQLEANLPRLLEENRKAYLGGFWESNVQRTKDTILSIPFLVFYQWPTVFSMFCLGFFAAKNSIFTDWERTRLGFKKLFPWTLILGILGNLVYTLHSRHILPENPSMFLKIIYAVSDTFSAPALTFCYVYLLGNYYHSERSFADRNWLETMGKLSLTCYLGESLVCTWIFCGWGLGYFDQIGSYIVLVLTVPIWIFWGIFSLAWKRIFSLGPMEWILRSWTYWKMIKIR
- a CDS encoding MFS transporter, coding for MRNGLLSWILPKPHKPLRPESEIRTLYPKFRWRILEATFLGYSVFYTVRNNFPVVSKEIGQALSYSQEQIGNILAITAISYGIGKFLMGALSDRSNPKIFMPLGLILTGICNICFGASSDYQTHLILWGLNGLFQGMGWPPCGRSLGHWFSVKERGEKFAVWNIAHNVGGGLVGVIAAYSASWFGWRNAFYIPAALSFLTAIYLYFRLLDTPQSVGLPSIEEYSGTETDSAKVSESERELSFKEIFIDLVLLNKYIWVFAIANFFVYIVRYSLTDWGPSYLKFAKGASLEKGGISTLIYEFAGIGSTLLVGWYSDKVGGKRGLVSLVCMVPILFALFGILLVPSGYLWADLTLFGVVGFFIYPPVMLLGVAGLDFTSKKAVGTAAGFIGLFGYLGRTALSKGLGWMSSYPWFRWEHSIFIIFASAILAIIFLAFTWNWKPKH